One window from the genome of Musa acuminata AAA Group cultivar baxijiao chromosome BXJ1-4, Cavendish_Baxijiao_AAA, whole genome shotgun sequence encodes:
- the LOC108952693 gene encoding uncharacterized protein LOC108952693 isoform X3: MPMVAREKSVRLDQLDTEAMLDDLDSFDDIPLPTTTTTERRPGKFRPRARAKTANVASTTPKNSDAAQLVPPSPQPSAQDSDFNLEMERTGHEPGLSNYSVVAGGFLDTSRQSQGSLGQCADACFSLCSPNGPTSTTAGNVDIF, encoded by the exons ATGCCGATGGTAGCAAGAGAGAAATCGGTGCGATTAG ACCAACTTGACACCGAGGCCATGCTTGACGATTTGGATTCCTTCGATGATATCCCTCTTCCCACGACGACCACCACAG AGCGAAGACCCGGAAAGTTTCGACCTAGAGCTCGTGCTAAAACTGCTAATGTTGCCTCTACAACCCCCAAAAACTCTGATGCTGCACAACTGGTTCCTCCATCTCCACAGCCTTCAGCTCAAGATTCTGATTTTAATCTGGAGATGGAGAGAACCGGTCACGAACCTGGCCTTTCCAATTACTCTGTTGTGGCAGGTGGATTTTTGGATACTTCTCGGCAGAGTCAAGGAAGTTTAGGCCAG TGTGCAGATGCTTGCTTCAGCTTGTGTTCCCCTAATGGCCCCACAAGTACAACTG CAGGGAATGTCGATATCTTTTAG
- the LOC135649316 gene encoding protein BIIDXI-like: MRRSAAAAQRAWFPLFCVLLLLLFSLFATAAVEDGLLNNGDFETVGAVSTGGKGDGITSFPGWTVNGTVELVESGQKQGGMILIVPQGVHAVRLGNDAEISQSLQLEKGATYAVTFSAARTCAQLETLNVSVWPASQAVDLQTLYSVEGWDAYAWAFQAPAEAEVDGAESRLSFRNPGMEDDPTCGPIIDDVAIKKLFAPERPQDDAVVNGDFEEGPWMLPNSSLGVLLPTNLDEETSALPGWMVESNRAVRYIDSYHFDVPQGKRAVELLSGKEGIISQMVETTAQKQYSLTFTIGAAGDSCQAPMAIMAFAGDQAQSFHYSPTGNATHQPANVTFTARAERTRIAFYSVYYNTRSDDRSSLCGPVVDEVRVRGVSKAAASSSKWVACLLSLAVPVLMVFF; encoded by the exons ATGCGCCGGTCCGCCGCCGCCGCTCAACGCGCCTGGTTTCCTCTCTTCTGcgtgcttctcctcctcctcttctctctgTTTGCTACAGCTGCGGTTGAAGATG GTTTGCTTAACAATGGAGATTTCGAGACAGTAGGTGCCGTCTCAACCGGTGGCAAGGGTGACGGAATCACCTCCTTCCCTGGCTGGACTGTCAATGGGACGGTGGAGCTCGTCGAATCTggtcaaaagcaaggcggcatgaTCCTCATAGTCCCCCAAG GGGTGCACGCGGTGCGGCTGGGGAACGACGCGGAGATATCGCAGAGCCTGCAGCTGGAGAAGGGGGCGACGTACGCGGTGACGTTTAGCGCGGCGCGGACGTGCGCGCAGCTGGAGACGCTGAACGTGTCGGTGTGGCCGGCGTCGCAGGCGGTGGACCTGCAGACGCTGTACAGCGTCGAGGGGTGGGACGCCTATGCCTGGGCGTTCCAGGCGCCGGCGGAGGCCGAGGTCGACGGGGCGGAGTCGAGGCTGAGCTTTAGGAACCCCGGCATGGAGGACGACCCCACCTGCGGTCCCATCATCGACGATGTCGCCATCAAGAAGCTCTTCGCTCCCGAGAGACCCCAAG ACGATGCCGTCGTCAATGGCGACTTCGAGGAAGGCCCGTGGATGTTACCCAACTCCAGCCTCGGCGTGCTCCTCCCCACCAACCTCGACGAGGAGACGTCCGCCCTCCCCGGCTGGATGGTGGAGTCCAACCGCGCCGTGCGCTACATCGACTCCTACCACTTCGACGTCCCGCAGGGGAAGCGCGCCGTCGAGCTGCTGTCGGGAAAGGAAGGGATCATCTCCCAGATGGTGGAGACAACCGCTCAGAAGCAGTACAGCCTCACCTTCACGATCGGGGCCGCTGGCGACTCCTGCCAGGCGCCCATGGCCATCATGGCCTTCGCGGGGGACCAGGCGCAGAGCTTCCACTACTCGCCCACGGGCAACGCGACCCACCAACCTGCCAACGTCACGTTCACGGCGCGGGCCGAGAGGACGCGCATCGCCTTCTACAGCGTGTACTACAATACGAGGAGCGACGACCGGAGCTCGCTCTGCGGGCCGGTGGTGGACGAGGTGAGGGTGCGGGGAGTCTCCAAGGCAGCCGCGAGTAGCTCCAAATGGGTTGCATGTCTTCTCAGTCTGGCCGTGCCCGTTCTTATGGTGTTCTTCTGA
- the LOC135649335 gene encoding gibberellin 2-beta-dioxygenase 3-like: protein MVVLTDPALDLISLIRSPKPAACFSGVPVVDLTKPDAAARLVEACKEFGFFKVTNHGIPVEFMRRLEAEAVNFFSLPPVEKEKSGPAKPLGYGNKRIGANGDMGWVEYLLFAVTSKPLSYTPMDFLREPSACLFRSALKEYLSAVRKLASQVLELMAQGLEIEPRDVISKLVTSEASDGIFRLNHYPPCPVLRGSNYSLTGFGEHTDPQIISVLRSNNSTGLQIALKDGSWVSVPPDEESFFINVGDSLQVLTNGRFRSVRHRVVANGMESRVSMIYFFGPPFAEKIAPLPQLMGEREHSLYKEFTWDEYKKAAYKSRLADNRLGPFEK, encoded by the exons ATGGTGGTCTTGACTGATCCAGCACTAGATCTGATATCCCTCATTAGATCGCCGAAGCCCGCGGCTTGCTTCTCGGGTGTTCCCGTCGTCGACCTCACCAAGCCTGACGCAGCAGCGCGCCTCGTCGAGGCCTGCAAGGAGTTCGGTTTCTTCAAGGTGACCAACCATGGGATTCCGGTGGAGTTCATGCGGAGACTAGAGGCGGAGGCTGTCAACTTCTTCTCCTTGCCTCCGGTGGAGAAGGAGAAGTCGGGTCCTGCCAAACCGCTCGGTTATGGGAACAAAAGGATCGGTGCTAATGGCGATATGGGCTGGGTGGAGTACCTTCTCTTCGCAGTCACCTCGAAGCCATTGTCTTACACTCCGATGGACTTTCTTCGAGAACCCTCGGCATGTTTATTTCG CTCTGCATTGAAGGAATACTTATCAGCCGTCAGGAAACTAGCTTCTCAGGTGCTAGAGCTGATGGCCCAAGGGCTAGAGATTGAGCCCAGAGATGTCATCAGTAAACTAGTGACAAGTGAGGCGAGCGACGGAATCTTTAGGCTCAATCACTATCCTCCATGCCCAGTGCTTCGAGGGTCGAACTACAGCTTGACTGGCTTCGGGGAGCACACAGACCCACAGATCATATCTGTACTGAGATCAAACAACAGCACAGGCTTGCAGATAGCGCTCAAGGATGGGAGCTGGGTCTCGGTTCCTCCGGATGAAGAGTCCTTCTTCATCAATGTTGGTGATTCCTTGCAG GTTCTGACAAATGGGAGATTCAGGAGTGTGAGGCACAGGGTGGTGGCCAACGGGATGGAGTCCAGGGTCTCAATGATCTATTTCTTTGGTCCACCCTTCGCCGAGAAGATTGCCCCGTTGCCACAGCTGATGGGGGAAAGAGAGCACAGTCTGTACAAAGAGTTCACATGGGACGAGTACAAGAAGGCTGCATATAAATCAAGGCTGGCTGATAACAGGCTCGGACCGTTTGAGAAGTGA
- the LOC108952693 gene encoding uncharacterized protein LOC108952693 isoform X1, with the protein MPMVAREKSVRLDQLDTEAMLDDLDSFDDIPLPTTTTTERRPGKFRPRARAKTANVASTTPKNSDAAQLVPPSPQPSAQDSDFNLEMERTGHEPGLSNYSVVAGGFLDTSRQSQGSLGQMLASACVPLMAPQVQLQGMSISFSQKLINNAKTRNL; encoded by the exons ATGCCGATGGTAGCAAGAGAGAAATCGGTGCGATTAG ACCAACTTGACACCGAGGCCATGCTTGACGATTTGGATTCCTTCGATGATATCCCTCTTCCCACGACGACCACCACAG AGCGAAGACCCGGAAAGTTTCGACCTAGAGCTCGTGCTAAAACTGCTAATGTTGCCTCTACAACCCCCAAAAACTCTGATGCTGCACAACTGGTTCCTCCATCTCCACAGCCTTCAGCTCAAGATTCTGATTTTAATCTGGAGATGGAGAGAACCGGTCACGAACCTGGCCTTTCCAATTACTCTGTTGTGGCAGGTGGATTTTTGGATACTTCTCGGCAGAGTCAAGGAAGTTTAGGCCAG ATGCTTGCTTCAGCTTGTGTTCCCCTAATGGCCCCACAAGTACAACTG CAGGGAATGTCGATATCTTTTAGCCAAAAGTTGATCAACAATGCCAAAACAAGGAACTTATGA
- the LOC108952693 gene encoding uncharacterized protein LOC108952693 isoform X2 produces the protein MPMVAREKSVRLDQLDTEAMLDDLDSFDDIPLPTTTTTERRPGKFRPRARAKTANVASTTPKNSDAAQLVPPSPQPSAQDSDFNLEMERTGHEPGLSNYSVVAGGFLDTSRQSQGSLGQMLASACVPLMAPQVQLGMSISFSQKLINNAKTRNL, from the exons ATGCCGATGGTAGCAAGAGAGAAATCGGTGCGATTAG ACCAACTTGACACCGAGGCCATGCTTGACGATTTGGATTCCTTCGATGATATCCCTCTTCCCACGACGACCACCACAG AGCGAAGACCCGGAAAGTTTCGACCTAGAGCTCGTGCTAAAACTGCTAATGTTGCCTCTACAACCCCCAAAAACTCTGATGCTGCACAACTGGTTCCTCCATCTCCACAGCCTTCAGCTCAAGATTCTGATTTTAATCTGGAGATGGAGAGAACCGGTCACGAACCTGGCCTTTCCAATTACTCTGTTGTGGCAGGTGGATTTTTGGATACTTCTCGGCAGAGTCAAGGAAGTTTAGGCCAG ATGCTTGCTTCAGCTTGTGTTCCCCTAATGGCCCCACAAGTACAACTG GGAATGTCGATATCTTTTAGCCAAAAGTTGATCAACAATGCCAAAACAAGGAACTTATGA
- the LOC108952693 gene encoding uncharacterized protein LOC108952693 isoform X4 — translation MPMVAREKSVRLDQLDTEAMLDDLDSFDDIPLPTTTTTERRPGKFRPRARAKTANVASTTPKNSDAAQLVPPSPQPSAQDSDFNLEMERTGHEPGLSNYSVVAGGFLDTSRQSQGSLGQCADACFSLCSPNGPTSTTGNVDIF, via the exons ATGCCGATGGTAGCAAGAGAGAAATCGGTGCGATTAG ACCAACTTGACACCGAGGCCATGCTTGACGATTTGGATTCCTTCGATGATATCCCTCTTCCCACGACGACCACCACAG AGCGAAGACCCGGAAAGTTTCGACCTAGAGCTCGTGCTAAAACTGCTAATGTTGCCTCTACAACCCCCAAAAACTCTGATGCTGCACAACTGGTTCCTCCATCTCCACAGCCTTCAGCTCAAGATTCTGATTTTAATCTGGAGATGGAGAGAACCGGTCACGAACCTGGCCTTTCCAATTACTCTGTTGTGGCAGGTGGATTTTTGGATACTTCTCGGCAGAGTCAAGGAAGTTTAGGCCAG TGTGCAGATGCTTGCTTCAGCTTGTGTTCCCCTAATGGCCCCACAAGTACAACTG GGAATGTCGATATCTTTTAG
- the LOC103981732 gene encoding interactor of constitutive active ROPs 1-like produces the protein MPRSRASELPQRQPQRAAPLHLKTNSEANSHQRSVDRRAKPEDRRSPRSPLHEKKRGTGVSDVETKLGEAQEELKMLRDRLALAEAAKLDAQRALEMAKKQIPSAIPVVKAEEAENLLLQQDSEETSEVTQEAKIEEESVDSARTTDVFEVVAPTEPTNVENDDHSKPGEEATVTEKEEEDKEEEEAKTAVENEKYGKDQMVDKKEEQQRGGVELPNLLDLVELEDTTEVGIVLEENMFAKTTAESQTVRTADAARAKEEELAEKLRSTEEELKQSREKEELLTEQLQAAVGAKSMLEEEMKRLRVQTEQWRKAAETAAAALAAGDDVGHEEWGPALMDGDAMREEGAVGKRKGAGVRVFGDLWKKKGQRK, from the exons ATGCCGAGGTCGAG AGCGTCGGAATTGCCGCAGAGGCAGCCGCAGCGAGCGGCGCCTCTTCACCTGAAGACCAACTCTGAGGCCAACAGCCACCAACGCTCAGTCGACCGCCGTGCgaagccggaagatcgccgatccCCTCGTAGTCCCTTGCACGAG AAGAAGCGCGGCACTGGAGTCTCCGACGTGGAGACCAAGCTTGGCGAAGCGCAGGAGGAGCTCAAGATGCTAAGGGACCGGCTGGCTTTGGCCGAAGCCGCGAAGCTCGATGCTCAACGAGCTCTCGAGATGGCCAAGAAGCAGATACCCTCTGCTATCCCAGTAGTGAAAGCAGAAGAAGCGGAGAATCTTCTGCTTCAGCAGGACTCCGAAGAGACGTCAGAAGTCACGCAGGAGGCGAAGATTGAAGAGGAGAGCGTCGATTCCGCGCGCACTACTGATGTCTTCGAAGTCGTAGCACCGACCGAGCCCACAAACGTAGAGAACGACGATCACAGCAAGCCCGGAGAAGAAGCGACAGTAaccgagaaagaggaggaggataaggaggaggaggaagctaaaACAGCAGTCGAGAACGAGAAATACGGGAAAGATCAAATGGTAGACAAGAAAGAGGAACAACAGCGCGGCGGGGTAGAGCTTCCGAATTTGCTCGACTTGGTTGAACTCGAGGACACGACAGAGGTGGGAATTGTGCTGGAGGAGAACATGTTCGCTAAGACGACAGCGGAGTCGCAGACCGTGAGAACTGCCGACGCAGCACGAGCCAAGGAAGAGGAGCTCGCAGAGAAGCTGAGATCAACGGAGGAGGAGCTGAAACAGAGCAGGGAGAAAGAGGAGCTGCTGACGGAGCAGCTGCAAGCGGCAGTAGGGGCGAAGTCGATGCTCGAGGAGGAAATGAAGCGGCTGAGGGTGCAGACAGAGCAGTGGCGAAAGGCCGCCGAAACAGCTGCCGCGGCGCTGGCAGCCGGCGACGATGTCGGGCACGAGGAATGGGGTCCGGCGCTGATGGACGGGGATGCGATGAGGGAGGAAGGGGCCGTGGGGAAGCGGAAGGGGGCGGGTGTTCGGGTCTTTGGTGACCTCTGGAAGAAGAAAGGTCAGCGCAAGTAG